ctgtaacgttgcgtttatatttctgttcagtttaggtctcagagcaggtgatgTCACCGAACGCTACAAGTACGCACCActgactagctagccatttcaaatCGGCTACATGTGTTTTAATGGACCATTTttttgcatatatatatatatatatatttatatatatatatacagtatatatatacagtggggagaacaagtatttgatacactgccgattttgtgggttttcctacttacaaagcatttaGAGGTCTGtactttttatcataggtacacttcaactgtgagagacggaatctaaaacaaaaatcgagaaaatcacattgtatgatttttaagtaattaatttccattttattgcatgacataagtatttgatcacctaccaaccagtaagaattccggctctcacagacctgttagtttttctttaagaagccctcctgttctccactcattacctgcaTTAACTGCAtttgtttgaacttgttacctgtataaaagacacctatccacacactcaatcaaacagactccatcctctccacaatggccaagaccagagagctgtgtaaggacatcagggataaaattgtagacctgcacaaggctgggatgggctataggacaataggcaagcagcttggtgagaaggcaacaactgttggcgcaattattagaaaatggaagaagttgaagatgacggtcaatcaccttcggtctggggctccatgcaagatctcacctcgtggggcatcaatgatcatgaggaaggtgagggatcagcccagaactacacggcaggacctggtcaatgacctgaagagagctgggaccacagtctctaAGAAatccattagtaacacactacgccgtcatggattaaaatcctgcagcgcatgcaaggtccccctgctcaagccagcgcatgtccaggcccatctgaagtttgccaatgaccatctggatgatccagaggaggaatgggagaaggtcatgtggtctgatgagacaaaaatagagctttttggtctaaactccactcgccgtgtttggaggaagaagaaggatgagtacaaccccaagaacaccatcccaaccgtgaagcatggaggtggaaacatcattctttggggatgcttttctgcaaaggggacaggacgactgcaccgtattgaggggaggatggatggggccatgtatcgcgagatcttggccaacaacctccttccctcagtaagagcattgaagatgggtcgtggctgggtcttccagcatgacaacgacccgaaacacacagccagggcaactaaggagtggctccgtaagaagcatctcaaggtcctggagtggcctagccagtctccagacctgaacccaatagaaaatctttggagggagctgaaagtccgtattgcccagcgacagccccgaaacctgaaggatctggagaaggtctgtatggaggagtgggccaaaatccctgctgcagtgtgtgcaaacctggtcaagaactacaggaaacgtatgatctctgtaattgcaaacaaaggtttctgtaccaaatatctgattttctgatgtatcagtcatgcaataaaatgcaaattaattacttaaaaatcatacaatgtgattttctggattacagacctctacatgctttgtaagtaggaaaacatgcaaaatcggcagtgtatcaaatactggttctccccactgtacatacagttgaagtcggaagtttacatacaccttagccaaatacatttaaactcagttttcacaattcctaacatttaattctagtaaaaattccctgttttaggtcagttaggatcactactttattttaagaatgtgaaatgtcagaataatagtagagagaatgatttatttcagcttttatttctttcatcacattcccagtgggattgcctttaaattgtttaacttgggtcaaaagtttcgggtagccttccacaagcttcccaccataagttgggtgaattttggcaccttcctcctgacagagctggtgtaactgagtcactccaataccttgactttgttgtccttaagccattttgccacaactttggaattatgcttggggtcattgtccatttggaagacccatttgcgaccaagctttaacttcctgactgttgtcttgagatgttgcttcaatatatccacataatttcctccctcatgatgccatctattttgtgaagtacaccagtccctcctgcatcaaagcacccccaaacatgatgctgccacccccgtgcttcacggtttggatggtgttcttcggcttgcaagcctccccctttttcctccaaacataacgatggtcattatggccaaacagttttatttttgtttcatcagaccagaggaaatttctccaaaaagtacgatatttgtctccatgtgcaaaccatagtctggcttttttatggcggttttagagcagtggcttcttccttgctgagtggcctttcaggttatgtcgatataggactcgttttactgtggatatagatacttttgtacctgtttcctccagaatcttcagaagttcctttgctgttgttctgggattgatttgcacttttcgcaccaaagtacgttcatctctaggagacagaacgtgtctccttcctgagcggtatgacggcggcgtggtcccatggtgtttatacttgcgtactattgtttgtacagatgaacgtggtaccttcaggcgtttggaaattgctcccaaggacgaaccagaaAACAatgtattggctgatttcttttgatttcccatgatgtcaagcaaagaggcatttttgaaggtaggccttgaaatacatccacaggtacacctccaattgattcaaatgatgtcaattagcctcttATCAGAATCTTAtgaagccataacataattttctggaattttccaaggtgtttaaaggcacagtcaactttgtgtatgtaaacttctgacccactggaattgtgatacagtgaaataagtgaaataatctgtctgtaaacaattgtttgaaaaattacttgtgtcatgcacaaagtagatgtcctaaccgacttgccaaaactatagtttaacaagaagtttgtggagtggttgaaaaatgagttttaatgactctaaaataagtatatgtaaacttccgacttcaactgtatgtgtatgtatatttgtgtcagaGAGAAGACTCGTACTGCAGTAGTTCATAGAGCAGAGATCTGTCCCTGTATCGAATGCCTGCGGCTGCAGGTGTCAGGTACTGCAGTAGGTTGATGGTTCTTCGCAGCCGTCTGTCCACGTAGTGAGCGTCCCAGGCCGGGTAACGTTTCCTGGGCATGTCAATCTTTATCAGAGGACCCTCGAAATGGCGTGAGGTGGGGGGCTCTGATCGCACCTGGAACACCGGCAGACAGCTGTCTGTGATGACGTCATCACTGTGGGAAGAGTTGGCCAGGTGGGCTGGGGTTGGCGGGGCGGAGGGGGGCAGGGGGTTACCCCACAGCAGCTCGTCACAGCAGGTTGAGGccggggtggggtgtgtgtgtgaggggtggaGAAGGCCGTAGTATAGAAGCATCACCAGTACTCCACCCGCAAAGGACAGGTAGACACCACACAATGCTGGCACCGCGTAGATGTCTGTTTCTGCATGGTCACGATACACAtacctgtaacacacacacatgcaccttttatgatatgcacgcacacacatttgTCTCTGCACTAATTAAGATAGATACACCTATTAGATGATGAAACACataggtgtgtctgtctgtctacatacCACAGTCCGGTGAGAAGTGTATTCTCAGCCAGTACCACAGAGTAGTAAGCAACCATGCGTCCCCTGGTGTGTCCCTCCTTGACGTTGAACCAACAGAAGATGTAGACGATGCCCACCACCAAGTTAaacagcacctcctcccagcgAGACATACAGAAGTCTGTTCCTCCATGCACCACCCACAGTGCCATGCCACACCAGTGGAGCACCACAAAGATGCCAAAGTACAGGTGGAAGAGGGAGGcgaagagggcgagagagagaacgcggGAGGAGATGGTGAAGAGGCGCCAGAGAAGGTGGAGAAGGGCACCGCGGTAACTCAGACTGCGCTGGTCGTCCCTGGAGTCACGCAGGAGCTTGTGGTACGAAGCCAACACCCAGGATAGAGACAGAAGAGAGCCTAGACTAGATatacctagagagagagggattgattCTCATCTTGGTAAACTAGTTgacgagtgagtgtgtgtgtgtaatgtgtactgtGTGTGAACTGTATGTGTATACGTACACTGTAGAGTCTCAGCCCGGTTCTGCTGTATCATAATACAGAGCTGTAGTACTAGTTGAGGAGCTGACTCCAGGAAGGTCTCCAGTAGCCGCAGCATGTTGACGTCTGCATACTCAAACATCATGGCCCAGTAGAACCTCCTCTGGGCCTCCTTAAGCTCCTTCATACGGTGGGACTGGATACCCAGGTACAACGTACGGATATACCTGGGGGTCAGAAGTTGGAGGTGAGACGTCAATCATCATGGCCCCTGTAATACCACCATCatggcccagagagagagagagagatagaacctGTTTGAATGAATAAGATCAATTACGGAGTGCCCCAGGCTGtggctgtgggtgtgtgtgtttgtgtgtatgcatgtgcgtAGTCATGCTCATACAACCATCTGGGCTGCATCATATGAATAAATTTCATATTACATCAATAATTCACTGGccacttagaaacacacacatgcagacacacacatttcACCAGAGAAACCTGAAAAATGCCACATCACaacagaggaaaaagagagagagaacttatTGATTTGTGTTTAATTAGCGTAAAATTTTGATGTTGTTATCCATCctttcactctctcgctctctccctcagtcCCCTCCCCCCTTCACTACTGTTATATGTGTTCAAGCTCTTTTTTTCTCCCTTCTACTCCATCGCTCCATCTCACAGTGATCTATCTCAATCAGACTGAACCAttccacacacatacaccactctTTGGGACAGGCCACACCATTAGGGGAAGTGTTACACACGggcacacatgcagacacacaccacTGGGGAGAGGCAGGGTTGTTATTTTCACGGTGAGCCTTTATAAAAACATGCAAGAAACCACAGTCATACAGgtgtcatccagtcagtcagagCCCCCAGCCCACCATGTACTTGAATGCTCAGTGCATTACTAGACAAACATGGACGGTCCAAACGTTCCTCAGACGACTCTCATTTACAAATCACTGAGCTGCCTCCCaacccccatcacacacacacacacacacgcacacccgcTCTTAAACCCACTCAACATCTCCCTCAGGCACCTAGGCTATTAAAGATTAATCTgacagagagcgggagagagagagtgtctgtgtgtgtgtgtgtgtttgggggggctTTGACCATTGGTGTTCAGTCAGGGCGTAGCACAAATGCAAGAGAATATGAAAATCGATTGAGCCCAAATAGTTTAAAACTGTTTTACCAAACAGTGGGGAAATAAGCTTTATTCAGGTCAGTGCAGCTTCTGCCTATGTTCTGCACATGTGCCCTTTGTCGCTAATATGGCCATTTGGATTGTTCGAGTAACCTTGCTAATGCTACTGACTGTAGTTTTTTTGTAGATTCAGTGTTGCCTGttagagctctgtgtgtgtgtgtgtgtgtgtgtgtgtatgtgtgtgtatcgtgCGTGCGTCCATGCGAgggtgggtggcaggtagcctaccggtaaagagcgttgggtcagttactaaaaaggtcgctggttcaaatcccgagTCGAATAGGTGAAAATCTGCCGGtgtccttgagcaaagcacttaaccccaATTGCTCCAAGGTCGCTATCAATAATGGCTGATCcttggccgtgaccccactctccaagCGTGTCTCAGGGGGACTTGGGATATGCAAAAACTAATTTCCATTTCATACCTCACACTTACAGGTTACCCACTTGTACATGTACTGAAATAGGACAAACATATTTCAATCTTAGACTTTCACTCACACAAAAACAAAGCTATTCACTTCTCACCATCTTAagtaagcatgcccctttcaaaaaatgtagaactaagaacagatatagcccttggttcactccagacctgactgcccttgaccagcacaaaaacatcctgtggcggactgcaatagcattgaatagtccccgcgatatgcaactgttcagggaagtcaggaaccaatacacatagtcagttaggaaagcaaaggctagctttttcaaacagaaatttgcatcctgtactTCTAACTCCCCAAATTTTTGGGACACTGTatagtccatggagaacaagagcacctcctcccagctgcccactgcactaagGCTAGgcgacacggtcaccaccgataaatccacgataatgtaaaatttcaataagcatttctctacggctggccatgctttcctcctggctaccccaaccccggccaacaactccgcacccctcgcagctacttgcccgagcctccccagcttctccttcacccaaatccagatcgcagatgttctgaaagagctgcaaaacctggacccgtacaaatcagctgggctagataatctggaccctctctttctaaaattatccgccgccattgttgcaacccctattaccagtctgttcaacctctctttcgtttcatccgagatccctaaagattggaaagctgccgcggtcatcaccCTCTTcgaagggggtgacactctagacccaaactagaGTGTCAAgaagacgacaccattctgtatacatctggcccttctttggactctGTGTTAATTAACCTCCAAACGTGCTTCAATGCCATACttcactccttctgtggcctccaactgctcttaaacgctagcaaaaccaaatgcatgcttttaaaccgttcgctgcccgcacccacccgcccgactagcatcactactctggacggttctgacctagaatacgtggacaactacaaaaacgtaggtgtctggctagactgtaaactctccttccagactcatatcaaacatctccaatccaaaatcaaatctagaatcggctatctatttcacaacaaagcctccttcactcatgccgccaaacttaccctagtaaaactgactatcctaccgatcctcgacttccgtcgatgtcatctacaaaatagcttccaacactctactcagcaaattggatgcagtctatcacagtgccatctgtttttttACCAAAGCgtcttataccacccaccactgcgacctgtatgctctagtcggctggccctcgctacatattcgtcgccagacccactggctccaggtcatctataagactatgctaggtaaagctctgccttatctcagctcactggtcacgataacaacacccacccgtagcacatgctcactggtcatccctaaagTCAACACctctttggtcgcctttccttccagttctctgctgccagtgacttgaacgaattgcaaaaatcgctgaagctggagacttacatttccctcactaacgttaaacatcagctatctgagcagctaaccgatcgctgcagctgtatagTCCATcggtaaatagcccacccaatctacctacctcatccccatattgtttttatttactttgctgctcttttgcacaccagtatcactacttacacaccatcatctgctcatcatcatctgctcatctatcactccagtgttaatctgctaaattgtaattactttgcttctatggcctatttattgccttacctcctcatgccatttgcacagaCTGTATATAGAtgttatttttttctattgtgttattgactgtacgcttgtttattccatgtgtaactctgtgttgttgtttctgtcgcactgatttgctttatcttggccaggtcgcagttgtaaatgagaacttgttatcaactagcttacctggttaaataaaggtgaaatacaaaatATTGTCTAAGAGAGGTAAACACAGATGCATGCAGGCAAACTCACATAAAGTGTGTGTGAGGCGAGGGGAACATGTGGTCTATTGAATggacagtagaggaggagagaacagggtgaCATGCTCTGTCCTTACCTCCAGACCTGTCCCAGCTGTAGAATGTGTATGGTGATCTGCCACAGCCACACTGAGGCCACTCTTACCCGGTCTGTCCCGGGATAAATCCATCTTTGGTCGGCTGGCTCTCGCCTGGttagcttttctctctctcctcccttgctGCAGTCCACTGTCCCCAGCCAGGTTGTCAGACACTCTCCGCTGTAGTCCTGGGTGAACCAGCGGAAGCTCAGGATCTGAACCACAATCGACGGCACCAGCACAAGAAAAAGTGTCAGACTAAACCACAGATAGTCCTGTCTGGTGTAGTAGTCCGCAGCGAGAAGTAGGTCTGTTCCCACGTCCCAAAAGAAGACGAGGagagccaggatcagccagagacAGTCCAGCCACAGGCCCTCCTCTGGCGGGCAGCGAGTCTCCCTTAAACCGCTACCCCTGCCAACTCCGGTCCCTCCAATCCCTCTATAATAAGAATGATCATAATAATAATGGCAAAAGGGTAAAAATGAGAATTGCAGAGAAAATtatcatactacacacacacacttacccagtAGTGTTCTCCCCCAGCAGGTTTCCCAGGCAGTTGGAGCGACAGCCCCAATAGCAGACAGCAGAGTGGCAACAGAGACAGATGTGAATGGCTGCAGATTCCAGAGGCTGacagtctccctctgtgtctccatcAAACACCCCCTCCCCCACACCCTCCCCCGTTCCTCCCCATCCCCCTCCATCAGACTGAGCGGCCATGTTACTCCTGTTCCTTTCGTCCCGAACCAAAACACACCCTCCTCCTCTGATCCCACGTCACTTTCCAAATACCTCCTGTCCCTCCTCAGCcgctgtgtttctgtctctgactCTCCCGGGGAGCGAGGAGCTATCAGAGCCTGTCACTACACGAcggcctcctctccatccctcctccccttcctcctctctaggAAACGCTCTATCCCCTCTCATACCAGGTGCTCCTCGCCACCAGCGGCAGCGGTGGAATCCGTTCCTGTTCCTCTTCTCCTCTAgcctctcttcatccccctctctctctcgccctctgcaTCTCCTGCATGGCTGACTCACCACGGTCATCTAGGGAGACAGTGGCTTGTTATGAACTAATGCAGCATCTTCCAGCTaacagatctgtgtgtgtgtgtgggtgtgtgtgtgtgttgagatgtAATTGTGTGAAAATCCAATGAATTAATCCTCATCCATGTGGAGCTGTGGTAACAATTCAGCCTTCCCCCGCCTGtcactctgcctgtctgtccgtgCGCTTTATTCCActgatcaacacacacacacacacacacacacacacacacacacacacacacacacacacacacacacacacacacacacacacacacacacacacacacacacacacacacacacacaccacagcagcCTATGAGCCGTCCGCTCCTCCCCGCTGCTTGAGCCCTCTGCGCTGCTAAgctcaacacacactcacacacactctgcctcCTAGTGGTAAGTCTAGATACAACATCTACACatctatacacacactctctccaacccccctctctcctctccttcagatGGCTTCTGCCCAACAGCTCAGCCAGCCTAATCACCCataacatatgtgtgtgtgtgagctctgcCAGAGTAAGGGGAGgggaaaagagatggagagaatgagggagagagaggaggtagatatGGGTGGGAGttgggagagagagtaaggggtAGAGGAGGAGCAAATATAAGGATTtaaaaagagagggatgagggagggatgaAGCACAAACCAGCCTCCTcactttctgcctctctctttccgtGTCCACTGGAGATTAGCATCTCTTTTGCCATGACTACCATCCCAGTGTGGCTGAAGGAGCGTGGTCATTTGGTGTCTGTGAAggagagagtatgagagagagagatggagagagtaggagaggtaATTGTTTGTAATTTATTCTAAAATCAATTTTTCCATGTTTTTCCTAATGTGTATCAGATACAAACCATACTAGTCTATTGGCTGCAGGGACTCTTATGCAATATTTGTATATTTCATAATGCCAACAAAACGCTTTATTAAAttggactgagggagagaggaagatgtACTCACTTGAGATTAACATAATGACTGGCCATTAAAAGTGGGATTGTGTGTGATTTTATTTGATGTGACTATTGGTGCTCTGCTATGTGTGTTTATGGTGTGTACCTGTCTGTTCAGTCTGTGGTCCTGGGGTGTGTTCagtctaacctctgacccctgtggcccctcctcctctctaagcCTCCAGAGCTCCTCCCTCTTCTGTTGCTTGGCAATCTACTAAGCTATATGTAATTGTTTTAAGGTCATACAAaggataatttagctatttgatatTGAATTTTAACttattatggctgcaggggcagtattgagtagcttggatgaaaaggtgcccagagtaaacggcctgctcctcagtcccagttgctaatatatgcatattattagtttgAATGATGAttcaaactgtttgaatgatgtctgtgagtataacagaactcatatggcaggcaaaaacctgagaaaagaatccaaccaggaagtgggaaatctgaggtttgtaggttttcaactcatcgcctatcgaatacacagtgggaaatgggtcattttgcacttcctacggcttccactagatgtcaacagtctttagaaccttgtctgatgcttctactgtgaagtgggggtgaatgagaggggattgagtaaggtctatcatgagctgaacatgcgctgatcatgcgcgttcatgtgagagcgagctctgttctatcgcatttctgaagacaaaggaattcttcggttggaacattattgaagatttatgttaaaaacatcctaaagattgattcaatacatcgtttgacatgtttctactgactgttacggaactttttgacatttcgtctgcttttagtgaacgcgcttcgtgactttggatttgtttacc
The sequence above is a segment of the Salvelinus fontinalis isolate EN_2023a chromosome 15, ASM2944872v1, whole genome shotgun sequence genome. Coding sequences within it:
- the LOC129811787 gene encoding XK-related protein 6-like, translated to MAAQSDGGGWGGTGEGVGEGVFDGDTEGDCQPLESAAIHICLCCHSAVCYWGCRSNCLGNLLGENTTGGIGGTGVGRGSGLRETRCPPEEGLWLDCLWLILALLVFFWDVGTDLLLAADYYTRQDYLWFSLTLFLVLVPSIVVQILSFRWFTQDYSGECLTTWLGTVDCSKGGEREKLTRREPADQRWIYPGTDRVRVASVWLWQITIHILQLGQVWRYIRTLYLGIQSHRMKELKEAQRRFYWAMMFEYADVNMLRLLETFLESAPQLVLQLCIMIQQNRAETLQCISSLGSLLSLSWVLASYHKLLRDSRDDQRSLSYRGALLHLLWRLFTISSRVLSLALFASLFHLYFGIFVVLHWCGMALWVVHGGTDFCMSRWEEVLFNLVVGIVYIFCWFNVKEGHTRGRMVAYYSVVLAENTLLTGLWYVYRDHAETDIYAVPALCGVYLSFAGGVLVMLLYYGLLHPSHTHPTPASTCCDELLWGNPLPPSAPPTPAHLANSSHSDDVITDSCLPVFQVRSEPPTSRHFEGPLIKIDMPRKRYPAWDAHYVDRRLRRTINLLQYLTPAAAGIRYRDRSLLYELLQYESSL